In Candidatus Kaelpia aquatica, the following are encoded in one genomic region:
- a CDS encoding helix-turn-helix domain-containing protein produces the protein MDKLLTFSESAAFLKIEDDIFQGLIDEYKIPHYKIAGKFIRFSQQELEKYKDLVKENKSDRDSNRKGIAEIEKTREIEYKREDLSPAVKISEFLKFNDFYILSLIVVMVLLYYIIKF, from the coding sequence ATGGATAAGCTTTTAACTTTCAGCGAGTCAGCCGCATTTCTTAAGATTGAGGATGATATATTTCAAGGTTTAATAGATGAGTATAAGATTCCGCACTACAAGATTGCCGGTAAGTTTATCCGATTCTCACAGCAAGAGCTTGAAAAGTACAAAGATTTGGTTAAAGAGAACAAGTCGGATAGAGACAGCAACAGGAAAGGGATAGCAGAAATAGAGAAGACAAGAGAGATTGAATACAAGAGAGAAGACCTCTCTCCCGCTGTAAAGATTTCAGAGTTCCTTAAATTCAATGATTTTTATATACTAAGTCTAATAGTGGTTATGGTATTGTTATACTACATAATAAAATTCTAA
- a CDS encoding polymer-forming cytoskeletal protein, giving the protein MAIKKKGDDKVLEVNATMQGELTFKDSVNLTINGNFQGKLDTKGTLIVGKDAYVGAEIIGEDITIAGKVEGNIIALKRLTLISPANVKGEIKTPVLVVEEGAILNGECIMRSEKAKFLTLEEMAAYLKVDRETLLNWVEDNKIPVMREGSKYLFDRKEVENWLSKEKVS; this is encoded by the coding sequence ATGGCTATTAAAAAGAAAGGTGATGATAAAGTCTTAGAAGTCAATGCTACAATGCAGGGAGAGCTTACCTTTAAAGACTCTGTAAACCTTACTATAAACGGAAATTTTCAAGGCAAACTTGACACGAAAGGTACACTGATAGTGGGAAAGGATGCTTATGTAGGTGCAGAGATAATCGGTGAAGATATTACAATCGCAGGTAAAGTAGAGGGTAATATAATTGCCCTTAAAAGATTGACTCTAATATCACCTGCTAATGTTAAAGGTGAGATTAAGACCCCTGTCTTGGTTGTAGAAGAGGGGGCAATATTAAACGGTGAATGCATAATGAGATCTGAAAAAGCAAAGTTTCTGACGCTTGAAGAGATGGCAGCTTATCTTAAGGTTGACAGAGAGACTCTTCTTAACTGGGTAGAAGATAACAAGATACCTGTTATGAGAGAGGGGTCTAAATATCTCTTTGATAGAAAAGAGGTTGAAAACTGGCTTTCCAAAGAAAAAGTTTCTTAA
- a CDS encoding MgtC/SapB family protein, which yields MDLTDIFKILLALILSGLIGLEREQHGRAAGFRTHILVGVGSALMMIISINMHKLYGASADPSRIAAQVISGIGFLGAGTIIRFKASIRGLTTAASLWAVAGIGLAVGSGGYILAIVTTAIILGVLFFLPDFERNILRSSAFKTLQIEGSKDLKILQEVRLILAEYRSEIKDFSIKTLSDQEDSCLIEFNLKILGRYTENIKNDLVRIAGIKSINWI from the coding sequence ATGGACTTAACCGATATCTTTAAAATACTACTGGCATTGATACTCTCAGGATTGATTGGTCTTGAGAGAGAGCAGCACGGAAGAGCTGCTGGCTTCAGAACCCATATACTGGTTGGAGTAGGCTCTGCTCTTATGATGATCATATCTATAAATATGCACAAACTCTATGGTGCCTCTGCAGACCCATCCAGAATAGCAGCGCAAGTTATAAGCGGAATAGGTTTTCTGGGGGCAGGAACAATAATACGCTTTAAAGCCTCAATACGCGGTTTAACTACAGCAGCGTCTCTTTGGGCTGTTGCTGGAATAGGACTTGCAGTAGGTTCTGGCGGATACATTTTGGCAATAGTGACAACCGCAATAATACTAGGGGTCTTATTTTTCCTCCCCGACTTTGAAAGAAACATCTTAAGAAGCTCCGCCTTTAAAACTCTGCAGATAGAAGGCTCGAAAGACTTAAAAATACTTCAGGAGGTTAGGTTGATACTAGCTGAATATAGGAGCGAAATAAAAGATTTCAGCATTAAAACTCTATCTGATCAAGAAGATAGCTGCCTAATAGAATTCAACTTAAAGATTTTAGGCAGATATACTGAAAATATTAAAAACGATCTAGTTAGGATAGCAGGAATAAAATCAATAAACTGGATATAA
- the tsaD gene encoding tRNA (adenosine(37)-N6)-threonylcarbamoyltransferase complex transferase subunit TsaD: MRILGIETSCDETSIAVVKDGNIVESNIIASSVGLHKKYGGIVPEIATRHHVEVILPAFKEALSKSGVGLSKIDALAVTQGPGLIGSLMVGITFAKSIAYGLGLPLIPVDHILAHLYSPYLSQAEIEFPYLGLAISGGHTSLFIVKGFCDFKLIGKTRDDALGESFDKVAKMLGLGFPGGPEVERRAKRAKKRDITFTPPKVKDGYDLSYSGLKTAVLYHLKKQDELKDSDIDEICYGFQEAAFKSLLFKAEQALVDFKLKRIIAGGGVTANNRLRELLENLETDVYLTDKKYSSDNAGMVAGFAYQLYNKNKGIGADLNFEPYSIFGERWT, encoded by the coding sequence ATGAGAATACTGGGCATAGAGACTTCATGTGATGAGACATCAATAGCCGTTGTTAAAGACGGTAATATTGTCGAATCAAATATTATAGCTTCTAGCGTAGGGCTGCATAAAAAGTATGGAGGAATAGTGCCTGAGATAGCAACACGTCACCATGTAGAGGTAATACTTCCTGCCTTCAAAGAGGCACTCTCTAAATCAGGGGTAGGTCTATCCAAAATAGATGCTCTGGCTGTTACGCAGGGGCCGGGATTAATAGGCTCACTTATGGTAGGTATCACATTTGCAAAATCTATTGCCTATGGGTTAGGTCTGCCGCTGATACCTGTAGATCATATTCTAGCCCATCTATATTCACCCTATTTAAGTCAAGCAGAGATAGAGTTTCCTTACTTAGGACTTGCTATTTCAGGCGGTCATACAAGTCTATTTATAGTCAAAGGTTTTTGCGATTTTAAATTAATTGGAAAAACTAGAGATGATGCCTTAGGTGAATCCTTCGATAAGGTTGCCAAAATGCTCGGGCTCGGTTTCCCTGGAGGTCCAGAGGTAGAGAGAAGGGCAAAGAGAGCAAAAAAAAGAGATATTACTTTTACCCCGCCAAAGGTAAAAGATGGTTATGACTTAAGTTATAGCGGCCTTAAGACCGCGGTACTCTACCATCTAAAGAAACAAGATGAACTTAAAGATTCTGACATTGATGAAATATGTTATGGATTCCAGGAGGCAGCTTTTAAATCCTTACTTTTTAAGGCAGAGCAGGCTTTAGTTGATTTTAAGCTTAAAAGGATTATTGCCGGCGGAGGAGTAACAGCTAACAATAGATTGAGAGAGCTGCTGGAAAATCTAGAGACAGACGTATATCTGACTGATAAAAAATATTCATCAGATAATGCAGGAATGGTTGCAGGTTTTGCTTACCAACTGTATAATAAGAACAAAGGAATAGGAGCTGATTTAAATTTTGAACCTTATTCGATATTTGGAGAGAGATGGACTTAA
- a CDS encoding divergent polysaccharide deacetylase family protein — protein sequence MRLSLKLLIALFITISTFYLLPYDHIKKTERIESHLKNYLGSFGIDNYALKKESKDIYKKFGSKYLLIERIYEVPPDFPFYAFREELKSILEREGFLLIERGGLPSDAEYSVLFKKMPLYNIKLIKKDKGCLVIVLDDFGYSNKTLHYLKEIELPLNISILPNLQYSKSISLIAKKSGHEVLLHLPMEPVKSKKIEKHLEKFTIKSTTSDENIIEELNGFLNELRDVKGANNHMGSSLCRDKEKMTTILKILKERGLYFLDSRVVSDSKSLEVAKELNLKCFQRDVFIDNIEDSGYIKKQIREAIRLAKRKGFAIAIGHDRETTLKTILSMLAEIKESTYPVKLSELR from the coding sequence ATGAGACTCTCTTTAAAGCTGTTAATTGCATTATTTATTACAATCTCTACATTTTATCTCTTGCCTTATGATCATATTAAGAAAACAGAGAGAATTGAATCCCACCTAAAGAATTACTTAGGCAGTTTCGGTATTGACAATTATGCATTAAAAAAAGAGTCTAAAGATATTTATAAAAAATTTGGCTCCAAATATCTGCTTATAGAGAGGATATATGAAGTACCTCCTGATTTCCCTTTCTATGCATTTCGAGAAGAACTGAAGAGCATACTAGAGAGAGAAGGTTTTCTACTCATAGAAAGAGGTGGGCTGCCTAGTGATGCGGAATACAGCGTATTATTTAAAAAAATGCCTTTATATAATATTAAATTAATCAAAAAAGATAAGGGCTGCTTAGTTATAGTGCTCGATGACTTTGGATATAGTAATAAGACTCTCCATTACTTAAAAGAAATCGAACTGCCTCTAAATATATCAATACTCCCTAATCTACAGTATTCAAAGAGCATAAGCTTGATAGCCAAGAAGAGCGGCCATGAGGTACTCCTTCACCTACCAATGGAGCCTGTTAAAAGCAAAAAAATAGAGAAACACCTTGAGAAATTCACGATTAAAAGCACAACCTCGGATGAAAATATAATAGAAGAGCTGAATGGCTTTCTAAATGAATTAAGAGATGTCAAGGGGGCAAACAACCACATGGGCTCATCTTTATGCAGAGATAAAGAAAAGATGACTACTATCTTAAAGATTCTTAAAGAGAGAGGTCTCTATTTTTTGGATAGCCGCGTAGTGTCAGACTCTAAAAGTCTAGAGGTAGCAAAAGAGCTAAATTTAAAATGTTTTCAAAGAGATGTTTTTATAGATAATATTGAAGATAGTGGGTATATTAAAAAGCAGATTAGAGAGGCTATACGTTTGGCAAAACGGAAAGGTTTTGCAATAGCAATAGGTCATGATAGGGAGACAACACTTAAAACCATATTGAGTATGTTAGCCGAAATAAAAGAGAGCACTTACCCGGTTAAATTGTCGGAGCTAAGATGA
- a CDS encoding S41 family peptidase yields MKRVLFLIVIAIAISITLHNIPSYSLDVDINKPSKSNDQDLYSNLEVFSDVIALIQQEYVEEETPKDIIYGALQGMLGALDPYSQFLEPDLYQELRVETEGEFGGIGIVIAIKTGVLTIISPLEGTPGYEAGLQAGDRIVKIGDESTKGITLMEAVKKLRGKPKTEVAITVLRESEQRLIGFKIIRDIVKIESVKEVRVINDDIGYIKILEFQENTLPDFKKALKSFKDKKIEGLIVDLRNNPGGLLDIAVAITSEFLPKGDLVVYTQGRNAKQDMRFHSGGGSFIKAPLIVLINKGSASGSEILAGAIKDNNRGLIIGQTSFGKASVQTIIPLKDNSAVRLTTAHYYTPSGNLIHEKGVEPDVKIDKKRIKALLEDASSELDTETMFEDIEEGKEEISLEEKEDKLDFELEQAINIMKGLVKYNKMLSES; encoded by the coding sequence ATGAAGAGGGTTTTATTTTTAATTGTTATTGCAATAGCTATCTCAATAACTTTGCATAATATCCCAAGCTATTCATTGGATGTCGACATCAACAAGCCAAGTAAAAGCAACGATCAAGATCTCTATTCAAATCTTGAGGTCTTTTCTGACGTCATAGCCCTTATTCAGCAAGAGTACGTAGAGGAAGAAACGCCGAAGGATATAATCTATGGAGCGCTTCAGGGGATGTTGGGAGCACTAGACCCTTATAGTCAGTTTTTAGAGCCTGATCTCTATCAAGAGTTAAGAGTGGAAACCGAAGGTGAATTTGGAGGAATAGGAATAGTGATCGCCATAAAGACCGGAGTGCTTACTATAATATCACCTCTTGAAGGTACGCCAGGATATGAAGCAGGCCTACAGGCTGGGGATAGAATAGTAAAGATAGGAGATGAGAGCACGAAAGGAATTACTCTCATGGAGGCTGTCAAAAAATTAAGAGGCAAGCCCAAAACAGAGGTTGCTATTACGGTATTAAGAGAGAGTGAACAACGGTTAATAGGTTTTAAAATCATAAGGGATATTGTAAAGATAGAGAGCGTTAAAGAGGTTAGGGTTATAAATGACGATATAGGCTATATTAAGATTCTTGAGTTTCAAGAGAATACATTGCCTGATTTTAAAAAAGCACTAAAGAGCTTTAAAGATAAAAAAATCGAAGGCCTGATAGTTGATCTAAGAAATAATCCCGGCGGACTTCTTGATATAGCAGTAGCTATAACGAGTGAGTTTCTACCCAAAGGGGATCTAGTGGTTTATACTCAAGGTAGAAATGCTAAACAGGATATGAGGTTTCACTCCGGCGGAGGAAGCTTCATAAAAGCACCTCTAATCGTTCTTATAAATAAAGGCAGTGCAAGTGGTTCTGAGATTCTTGCTGGGGCAATAAAAGATAATAACAGAGGCTTGATTATAGGTCAGACTTCGTTTGGAAAAGCCTCTGTACAGACAATTATACCTTTAAAGGATAATTCAGCAGTAAGGCTGACAACAGCCCATTATTATACTCCGAGCGGAAATTTGATACACGAAAAGGGAGTAGAGCCTGATGTTAAGATAGATAAAAAAAGAATCAAAGCTCTGCTTGAAGATGCCTCATCCGAATTAGATACCGAAACTATGTTTGAAGATATTGAAGAAGGAAAAGAAGAGATATCGCTCGAAGAAAAAGAAGATAAGCTGGACTTTGAGCTTGAGCAAGCAATAAATATAATGAAAGGGTTAGTCAAGTACAATAAGATGCTCTCTGAATCTTAA
- the gatB gene encoding Asp-tRNA(Asn)/Glu-tRNA(Gln) amidotransferase subunit GatB has protein sequence MKYKTTIGLEIHIHLGSKTKIFCSCSTAYTKDPNTHTCPVCLGLPGALPVLNQRAFHYAIKAALALNCAISEYVSFDRKNYYYPDLPKNYQISQYSFPVGKDGFLNINGRDIHINRIHMEEDAGKLMHSEDNKRSFVDYNRTGVPLIEIVTEPDIHSPQEAYDFLQELRTTVLYLGISDCNMEEGSLRCDSNISLAAEGAKELGRKIELKNMNTFRGIRQALEHEIDRQRIVLENSEEVVHETRLWDERRQMTIAMRSKEDVHDYRYFPEPDLVKYEISKELNNSIKKELPELPQKRRERFKNKYSLSDYDTELLVKDKSVGDYFEEVLKVCDNPKLICNFITSDIIGVANEHKIGFKEIKLSALNCAKLLNMIEKKELSIKIARSILPELIKRDLDPSVIIEKENLTQINKESDIQDIVARIIRENPGAVEDFKSGRREAIKFLIGQIMKATKGKANPGIANKLLNRELGGLT, from the coding sequence ATGAAATATAAAACCACAATAGGGCTTGAGATACACATCCATCTTGGAAGCAAAACAAAGATATTTTGCTCTTGCTCTACAGCATACACAAAAGATCCTAACACACATACCTGTCCCGTCTGTCTTGGTCTTCCTGGAGCATTGCCGGTCTTAAATCAGCGAGCTTTTCATTATGCTATAAAAGCTGCCTTGGCCTTAAACTGTGCTATCTCTGAGTATGTCAGTTTTGACAGAAAGAACTACTACTATCCAGATCTACCCAAAAATTACCAAATATCTCAATATAGTTTTCCGGTGGGCAAGGATGGATTTCTAAATATTAACGGTAGAGATATTCACATCAACCGTATTCACATGGAAGAGGATGCCGGAAAATTAATGCACTCAGAAGATAATAAGAGAAGTTTTGTCGACTACAATAGAACAGGAGTTCCGCTGATAGAGATTGTAACTGAACCCGACATACATTCACCTCAAGAAGCATATGACTTTCTTCAGGAGCTTAGAACTACTGTGCTCTATCTTGGTATATCTGATTGCAACATGGAAGAAGGAAGTTTAAGGTGCGATTCAAATATATCTCTAGCTGCAGAAGGCGCAAAAGAGTTAGGAAGGAAGATAGAGTTAAAAAACATGAACACATTTCGGGGTATCAGGCAAGCTCTGGAACATGAAATAGATAGACAGAGAATCGTGCTTGAAAACAGTGAAGAGGTTGTTCATGAGACTCGCCTTTGGGATGAGAGAAGACAGATGACAATTGCGATGAGAAGCAAAGAAGATGTTCATGATTACAGGTATTTCCCTGAGCCTGATCTAGTTAAATACGAAATATCCAAGGAGCTAAATAATAGTATTAAAAAAGAATTACCGGAGTTGCCGCAAAAGAGAAGAGAGAGGTTTAAAAATAAATACAGTTTGAGTGATTATGATACCGAATTACTGGTAAAAGATAAGAGTGTTGGAGATTATTTCGAAGAGGTTTTAAAGGTCTGCGATAACCCTAAGCTGATCTGCAATTTCATAACATCTGATATAATAGGGGTAGCTAATGAACACAAAATAGGCTTTAAAGAGATAAAGCTTTCTGCTTTAAATTGTGCTAAATTACTTAATATGATAGAAAAAAAAGAGCTATCTATAAAGATAGCAAGGAGCATCTTGCCTGAACTTATAAAGAGAGATCTCGACCCTTCGGTTATAATTGAAAAAGAGAACCTAACACAGATAAACAAAGAATCTGATATTCAAGATATAGTAGCCCGGATCATAAGAGAAAATCCCGGGGCTGTTGAAGATTTTAAAAGCGGCAGGAGAGAGGCAATAAAATTTCTTATAGGACAGATTATGAAGGCAACGAAAGGGAAAGCAAACCCTGGAATAGCCAATAAACTATTAAACCGAGAACTGGGAGGCCTGACATGA
- the gatA gene encoding Asp-tRNA(Asn)/Glu-tRNA(Gln) amidotransferase subunit GatA translates to MNLTELSAYKLKDLIDRKEVKIKEVVESYLNKIEQTDKNINAYVSINKDCAIEEAKRLDGDDSDLALKGLPVAIKDNLCVKDEPTTCSSKILEGFKPPYNATVIENLKSNGAILLGKTNMDEFAFGSSCETSCYGATKNPHDLSRVPGGSSGGSAAAVGAEEALWALGSDTGGSIRQPASLCGVVGLKPTYGRVSRYGLIAFASSLDQVGPLTRDVKDTALLLEAISGYDPKDSTSSSEQKPEYSKNLEPVLKGIKIAIPNEYFPEGIDGEVQDRIDEVLELLKKEGATVDRISLPHTEYAVSTYYIIAPSEASSNLARYDGVEYGLRVESAGWIKEMVNPMIKMYLATKSKGFGEEAKRRIILGTYSLSSGYYDAYYLRAAKVRTLIKRDFQEAFKRYDCIISPTSPTAAFKLGERTEDPLKMYLSDIFTIPANLAGIPAISMPVGKNSEGLPLGLQIMADYFQEQKLLNIAYGVERAYSGL, encoded by the coding sequence ATGAATCTTACAGAACTCAGTGCGTATAAACTCAAAGACCTCATAGATAGAAAAGAGGTTAAAATCAAAGAGGTTGTTGAGTCCTACTTAAACAAGATAGAACAGACTGATAAGAATATAAATGCTTATGTATCAATAAATAAGGATTGCGCCATTGAAGAAGCAAAGAGATTAGATGGGGATGATAGCGATCTAGCACTTAAAGGATTACCTGTTGCAATAAAAGATAATCTCTGTGTCAAAGATGAACCCACGACTTGTAGTTCTAAGATCTTAGAGGGTTTTAAACCTCCTTATAATGCAACCGTAATTGAAAATCTCAAAAGTAATGGAGCAATATTATTAGGAAAAACAAACATGGATGAGTTTGCCTTTGGCTCTTCTTGTGAGACTTCCTGCTATGGCGCTACAAAGAACCCTCACGATCTCTCTAGAGTTCCAGGCGGTTCTTCTGGAGGTTCTGCTGCAGCGGTTGGAGCTGAAGAAGCTCTCTGGGCACTGGGAAGTGATACCGGAGGCTCGATACGCCAACCTGCATCCCTATGCGGAGTGGTAGGGTTAAAGCCTACCTACGGCAGGGTATCCCGTTACGGTTTGATAGCATTTGCATCTAGCCTAGATCAAGTCGGCCCTTTAACAAGAGATGTTAAAGATACTGCTCTGCTTCTGGAGGCAATATCAGGTTATGACCCAAAAGATTCAACCTCTTCTAGTGAGCAGAAGCCAGAATATAGTAAAAATTTAGAACCTGTGCTCAAAGGCATAAAGATAGCAATACCGAATGAGTATTTCCCTGAGGGGATAGATGGTGAAGTTCAAGATAGAATCGATGAAGTGTTAGAGTTATTGAAAAAAGAGGGGGCTACCGTAGACAGGATAAGCTTGCCCCATACTGAATATGCAGTAAGCACTTATTACATTATAGCTCCTTCTGAAGCGAGCTCAAACCTGGCCCGCTATGATGGAGTAGAGTACGGCTTAAGAGTCGAGAGCGCAGGCTGGATAAAAGAGATGGTAAATCCAATGATCAAGATGTATTTAGCAACAAAGTCAAAAGGCTTTGGAGAAGAGGCAAAAAGAAGAATAATCCTAGGAACATATTCATTATCAAGCGGGTATTATGATGCCTACTATCTAAGAGCAGCTAAGGTAAGGACTCTTATAAAGAGAGATTTTCAGGAAGCTTTTAAGAGATATGACTGCATTATATCTCCAACCTCTCCTACGGCTGCTTTCAAGTTGGGGGAGAGAACAGAAGATCCTCTTAAAATGTATCTCTCTGATATTTTTACGATTCCGGCCAATCTGGCTGGAATACCTGCGATATCAATGCCTGTAGGTAAAAACAGTGAAGGCCTTCCTTTAGGACTTCAGATAATGGCTGATTATTTTCAAGAACAGAAATTATTAAACATAGCTTATGGAGTAGAAAGAGCTTATAGCGGACTATGA
- the gatC gene encoding Asp-tRNA(Asn)/Glu-tRNA(Gln) amidotransferase subunit GatC — translation MQISKDIVAHTAYLARLYLSDEEIEQYLQQIENILSYIDKLKELDVKDVEPTFHVLELKNMLRKDIEKPSLSVEEVLQNAPDREGNFFSVPKVY, via the coding sequence ATGCAAATTTCTAAAGATATTGTAGCTCATACAGCTTATCTGGCCCGATTATATTTAAGTGATGAAGAGATAGAGCAGTACTTGCAGCAGATAGAGAATATACTGAGCTATATTGATAAATTAAAAGAACTAGACGTTAAAGATGTAGAGCCTACCTTCCACGTCTTAGAGCTTAAAAATATGCTGCGTAAAGACATTGAGAAGCCGTCGCTTTCAGTAGAAGAGGTACTTCAAAACGCCCCGGATAGAGAAGGTAATTTTTTCTCAGTACCCAAAGTCTATTAA
- a CDS encoding M48 family metalloprotease: MGFLLLLFTSGCTRVNYNILTGKENLNFISEEKEIKLGKKISLRVEEEFEIMKDPRLKDVVNKIGYKLVEHCDRKGLVYYFNVIDEEESNHDEGSSDKGPNAFALPGGYIYINKVLIDMLEGEDEVAAVLAHELSHIVLRHNILKLQEAIGTQALFIMMGTSSPDARTAKNSQVAMILLLLAYSKEREFEADRLALKYLQEAGFNPQGMISLLKKIQKFQFDSPIKRYYLKTHPYLDERIEQVQRELKIYNNILH; this comes from the coding sequence TTGGGATTCTTATTATTATTATTCACATCAGGCTGCACTAGAGTAAATTACAATATACTTACCGGCAAAGAAAATCTTAATTTTATCTCGGAAGAGAAAGAAATTAAGCTGGGTAAAAAGATTTCTCTGCGGGTTGAAGAAGAGTTTGAAATAATGAAAGACCCCCGCTTAAAAGATGTTGTTAATAAGATAGGTTATAAACTTGTCGAACATTGTGACCGAAAAGGACTGGTATATTATTTTAATGTAATAGATGAAGAAGAAAGTAATCATGATGAAGGATCTTCTGATAAAGGCCCTAATGCTTTTGCATTGCCGGGAGGCTATATTTATATCAACAAAGTTCTTATTGATATGCTGGAAGGAGAAGATGAAGTAGCTGCAGTACTTGCTCATGAGCTATCACATATTGTTTTAAGGCACAACATTCTTAAACTTCAGGAAGCAATAGGCACTCAGGCTTTATTTATAATGATGGGTACAAGTTCACCTGATGCACGTACTGCTAAAAACAGTCAAGTTGCCATGATACTGCTGCTCCTTGCTTATAGCAAAGAGAGAGAGTTTGAGGCAGATAGATTGGCTTTAAAATATCTCCAGGAAGCCGGTTTTAACCCTCAAGGAATGATATCGCTATTAAAAAAAATACAAAAATTTCAATTTGATTCACCAATTAAAAGATACTATCTAAAAACACACCCTTATTTAGATGAAAGAATCGAACAAGTTCAAAGAGAACTTAAGATATATAATAATATCCTGCATTAA